A genomic segment from Bacillus cereus G9842 encodes:
- a CDS encoding acyl-CoA thioesterase, with translation MKRISYIEDFEKWESGFLFYNPVKVRFGEVDMFGHVNNVVAFTYFEEARIALFKELGFMQEWTHTSSDTMIVVADLQCNFIKQIYYDEQLKVYVKAGSVGNSSLDLHYMVKNAEGEVCLVGRGMMVQASKKTGRGEPWPEEWKKKLLQ, from the coding sequence TTGAAGAGAATTTCTTATATTGAAGACTTCGAGAAATGGGAAAGTGGTTTTTTATTTTACAATCCTGTAAAGGTTCGTTTTGGTGAAGTAGATATGTTTGGACATGTAAATAATGTCGTTGCTTTTACTTATTTTGAAGAAGCTCGTATCGCGTTGTTTAAAGAACTTGGATTTATGCAAGAGTGGACACATACATCATCAGACACGATGATCGTTGTTGCGGATTTACAATGTAATTTTATTAAGCAAATATATTATGATGAACAGTTGAAGGTGTATGTAAAGGCAGGATCGGTTGGGAATTCTTCTTTGGATTTACATTATATGGTGAAGAATGCAGAAGGAGAGGTTTGTTTAGTAGGTCGTGGAATGATGGTTCAAGCGTCGAAAAAAACAGGAAGAGGCGAACCGTGGCCTGAAGAATGGAAGAAGAAATTACTACAATGA